A single window of Providencia alcalifaciens DNA harbors:
- the ansA gene encoding asparaginase — MQKKSIYVVYTGGTIGMRHSPQGYIPVSGHLQAQLAQMPEFHRPEMPTFTIREHQPLIDSSDITPEDWQNIADDISENYDKYDGFVILHGTDTMAFTASALSFMFENLKKPIIVTGSQIPLEALRSDGQTNLLNALYLAANYPVNEVGLFFNNKLYRGNRTVKAHADGFEAFTSPNCSPLMEAGIHIRAFNACPAPIGVGELKTHRITPQPIGVVTLYPGLSIEIVRNILQQPVKALILRSYGVGNAPQQPELLRILREATSRGIIVVNLTQCISGRVNMEGYATGHALAESGVISGFDMTFEAALSKLHYLLSQDYTSELIRELMQNNLRGELSYADE; from the coding sequence ATGCAGAAGAAATCGATTTATGTCGTTTATACGGGTGGCACCATCGGCATGCGCCATTCTCCTCAAGGCTATATTCCTGTTTCTGGTCACCTACAGGCACAATTAGCCCAAATGCCTGAGTTTCATCGCCCTGAAATGCCAACATTTACGATTCGTGAACATCAGCCGTTAATCGACTCTTCGGACATTACACCAGAAGATTGGCAAAATATTGCCGATGACATCAGTGAAAATTACGATAAATATGATGGTTTTGTGATCCTTCATGGCACTGACACCATGGCATTTACCGCTTCTGCTCTCTCCTTTATGTTTGAAAACTTGAAGAAGCCGATTATTGTGACAGGGTCACAGATTCCACTGGAAGCGCTACGCTCCGATGGGCAAACCAACCTGCTTAATGCCCTCTATTTAGCGGCAAACTATCCAGTCAACGAAGTGGGTTTATTCTTCAATAACAAACTGTACCGCGGTAACCGCACAGTGAAAGCCCATGCCGATGGTTTTGAAGCTTTCACCTCGCCAAACTGTTCCCCATTGATGGAAGCCGGTATTCATATCCGTGCTTTCAATGCCTGCCCTGCACCGATTGGTGTTGGCGAATTAAAAACCCATCGCATTACTCCGCAGCCCATTGGAGTTGTCACGCTCTACCCGGGGTTATCGATAGAAATCGTACGAAATATTCTTCAGCAACCGGTTAAAGCGCTAATCTTGCGCTCTTACGGTGTTGGTAATGCCCCTCAGCAACCGGAGCTTCTGCGTATTCTTCGTGAAGCGACTTCTCGCGGCATTATTGTCGTAAACCTCACCCAATGTATTTCTGGGCGGGTAAATATGGAAGGTTACGCCACAGGACATGCATTAGCAGAATCTGGAGTGATCAGTGGTTTTGATATGACTTTTGAAGCGGCATTGAGTAAATTACATTACTTACTAAGCCAAGATTATACCTCTGAGCTTATTCGAGAATTAATGCAGAATAACTTGCGTGGTGAATTAAGCTACGCCGATGAATAA
- a CDS encoding YeaC family protein gives MDAQQIEQLLSVMTPEIYQRLVTAVELGKWPDGVALTPEQKENTLQMVMLWQSRHNHDAEHMTVGTDGQITMKSKQELKALFQGDRLATLKPQESDE, from the coding sequence ATGGATGCACAACAAATAGAACAATTACTGTCTGTCATGACCCCTGAAATTTACCAGCGTTTAGTGACTGCAGTGGAGTTGGGCAAATGGCCAGATGGTGTAGCATTAACGCCAGAGCAGAAAGAAAATACGTTGCAGATGGTGATGTTATGGCAGTCTCGCCATAATCATGATGCGGAGCATATGACGGTCGGTACTGACGGTCAAATTACCATGAAGAGCAAACAAGAATTAAAAGCGCTTTTTCAAGGGGATCGGTTAGCGACATTGAAACCGCAAGAAAGCGACGAATAA
- the sppA gene encoding signal peptide peptidase SppA, which yields MRQLWDIFATVFKFSWRVINFIRQFVFNAIFFVLLFLVIGSYSLLQSDSKPEKNYFGALVVDLQGIVVDQVSSPDPFGRMSRELLGTSNNLMQENSLFDIVDTIRTAADDDRITGLILRLDNLVGADQPSMAYIGKAIEEFKASGKSVYAMGDSYTQAQYYLASFADEIYLAPHGAVGIYGFSTDTLYYKSLLEKLKVSTHIFRVGTYKSAVEPMMRDNMSPEAREANLLWLNTLWDNYLGSIAENRQSKAEQIFPGADKLITQLRVVKGDTAQYALQQKLVDKIYTREQAENVFSNQFGWNKEDKTFNGISIYDYSTNIADTSNSDGNIAVIVVQGAIMDGPQTPGIAGGETLAAQIRDARLNENIKAIVLRVNSPGGSVSASDLIRSELAAARAAKKPVVVSMGGMAASGGYWISTPADYIIASPSTLTGSIGIFGVINTFESSLESIGVYTDGVSTSPLAGVSVTKGISPQFSDMMQITIENGYQTFIGLVAQSRHKTPEEIDKIAQGRVWIGKDAMKIGLVDELGDFDDAVAKAAELAKVKSVELDWMQPELSFMDQLILELTSNVQVMMPDALQTFLPPAVATDIRRQAQFFLKMNDPQNRYAFCLNCAEIN from the coding sequence ATGCGACAACTCTGGGATATTTTCGCCACCGTTTTTAAGTTTAGCTGGCGAGTCATTAATTTCATTCGACAATTTGTTTTCAATGCAATTTTCTTCGTGTTGCTATTTTTAGTGATCGGTTCTTATTCTCTCTTGCAATCTGACAGCAAGCCAGAAAAAAACTATTTTGGTGCACTGGTTGTTGATCTACAAGGTATTGTTGTTGACCAAGTCTCTTCCCCGGATCCTTTCGGACGCATGAGCCGCGAATTGCTGGGTACCTCCAATAACTTAATGCAGGAAAACTCGCTATTCGATATCGTCGATACCATTCGTACCGCCGCTGACGATGACCGCATTACAGGTCTAATACTACGTTTAGATAATCTGGTTGGTGCAGATCAACCCTCCATGGCATACATTGGTAAAGCAATTGAAGAGTTTAAAGCCTCTGGGAAATCAGTCTATGCAATGGGCGATAGCTATACACAAGCGCAATATTATTTAGCTAGCTTTGCGGATGAAATTTATCTCGCACCACATGGTGCCGTCGGGATTTACGGTTTCTCAACGGATACCCTGTATTACAAATCTTTATTAGAAAAACTCAAGGTAAGCACCCATATTTTCCGCGTTGGTACCTACAAATCTGCGGTTGAACCAATGATGCGCGATAATATGTCACCTGAAGCCCGTGAAGCTAACCTGCTTTGGTTAAATACCTTATGGGATAATTATTTAGGATCTATCGCGGAAAATCGCCAATCTAAAGCTGAGCAAATCTTCCCGGGAGCGGATAAGCTCATTACACAACTTCGCGTAGTCAAAGGTGATACGGCACAATATGCTTTACAGCAAAAATTAGTGGATAAGATTTATACCCGCGAACAAGCCGAAAATGTGTTCTCTAATCAGTTTGGTTGGAATAAAGAAGACAAAACATTCAATGGCATTAGCATCTATGACTACTCCACTAACATTGCCGATACAAGCAACAGCGACGGTAATATTGCGGTTATCGTAGTGCAAGGTGCCATCATGGATGGCCCTCAAACTCCCGGTATTGCAGGTGGCGAAACCCTCGCAGCTCAAATCCGTGATGCGCGTTTAAATGAAAACATTAAAGCCATCGTATTACGTGTTAATAGCCCTGGGGGAAGTGTCAGCGCTTCTGACCTGATCCGCAGTGAATTAGCCGCAGCCCGCGCCGCGAAGAAACCTGTCGTCGTATCAATGGGGGGCATGGCCGCATCAGGCGGTTACTGGATCTCAACGCCAGCCGACTACATCATTGCGAGTCCAAGCACCTTAACCGGCTCTATCGGTATTTTCGGTGTGATCAATACCTTTGAAAGCTCATTAGAATCCATCGGCGTTTATACTGACGGTGTTTCGACTTCCCCATTAGCGGGCGTTTCTGTCACTAAAGGGATCAGCCCACAATTTTCCGATATGATGCAAATCACCATCGAAAATGGCTACCAAACCTTTATTGGTTTAGTCGCTCAATCTCGCCATAAAACACCGGAAGAAATCGATAAGATTGCTCAAGGTCGTGTTTGGATTGGTAAGGATGCCATGAAGATTGGTTTAGTCGATGAACTCGGTGATTTCGATGATGCAGTTGCAAAAGCCGCCGAATTAGCGAAAGTAAAATCTGTCGAGCTGGATTGGATGCAACCGGAACTGTCCTTTATGGATCAGTTGATCCTTGAACTGACAAGTAACGTTCAAGTCATGATGCCTGATGCATTGCAAACATTCCTACCACCAGCGGTCGCTACTGATATTCGCCGCCAAGCTCAGTTTTTCTTAAAAATGAACGATCCACAAAATCGTTACGCATTTTGCTTAAACTGCGCGGAAATTAACTAA
- a CDS encoding MipA/OmpV family protein: protein MSKTIKMTTLAIALSAASTAAFAGTWSVGGSVLAQSTPYKGIKTSDYITPVPVVNYESENFYFRTLAVGYYLWNDKVDQLSLDAYYYPHFFKPKDNDNADMRKLDRRRDTVMGGFTYRHNADWGTLRFNGSLDMLWESEGMRAEAAYLYAFKGDNWSLTPGLGIKWDSAKLNRYEFGVTSKESANSGLKRYEPSSSWTPYMELSANYRMTDSWSLFALGRVDKLSSEVKDSPMVNKSYSAIMWSGVTYTF, encoded by the coding sequence ATGTCTAAAACAATCAAAATGACCACACTTGCCATTGCGTTAAGTGCGGCTTCAACTGCTGCATTTGCTGGAACTTGGTCTGTTGGTGGCTCTGTATTAGCGCAATCAACACCTTATAAAGGCATCAAAACTAGCGACTATATTACGCCAGTTCCTGTTGTAAATTATGAAAGTGAAAATTTTTACTTCCGCACATTGGCTGTAGGTTACTACCTATGGAATGATAAAGTTGATCAGTTGTCTTTGGATGCTTATTACTACCCACATTTCTTTAAGCCAAAAGATAATGATAATGCCGACATGCGTAAGCTGGATCGCCGTCGTGATACTGTGATGGGCGGCTTTACTTACCGTCATAATGCAGACTGGGGTACATTGCGTTTCAATGGCTCTCTCGACATGTTATGGGAAAGCGAAGGGATGCGTGCGGAAGCAGCTTACCTGTATGCATTTAAAGGTGATAACTGGTCGTTAACGCCAGGTTTAGGTATCAAGTGGGATAGCGCGAAACTGAACCGTTATGAGTTCGGTGTGACATCCAAAGAATCTGCAAATAGCGGGTTAAAACGTTATGAACCAAGTTCAAGCTGGACACCGTATATGGAGTTGTCAGCTAATTACCGTATGACAGACAGCTGGTCACTGTTTGCGCTGGGTCGTGTTGATAAACTGTCTAGTGAAGTGAAAGACAGCCCAATGGTAAATAAATCCTATTCAGCGATTATGTGGAGCGGTGTGACTTACACCTTCTAA
- the alr gene encoding alanine racemase yields the protein MPRPIRAVIHQHNLEHNLAVVRQKIGQAKIWSVMKADGYGHGIKRIWRGLKDSDGFAVLDLHEAILLRNEGWKGPILLLEGFFQTGDLTVIDQYQLTTSVHSRWQLAAIEQASLSKPISVYIKLNSGMNRLGFSVDEYTDIVSQLSQMENVADVTLMSHFANSDLVEGTQAPLEKMQQFAPLSLPTSIANSGAVLWHKNTHYDWVRAGIVLYGASPSGKWSDIAEYGLKAAMTLQSEIIAVHDIEAGQSIGYGSKFTSEKPMRIATVACGYADGYPRHAPTGTPVWCQGQRCALLGAVSMDMLTIDISDCPEAAIGSQVELWGENLPVDDVAQSAGTIGYELLCALARRVPIDF from the coding sequence ATGCCACGCCCAATCCGTGCTGTCATTCATCAACATAATTTAGAACATAACTTAGCGGTGGTCCGTCAGAAAATCGGTCAAGCGAAGATCTGGTCAGTCATGAAAGCGGATGGTTATGGCCATGGCATTAAACGAATTTGGCGAGGACTAAAAGATTCTGATGGTTTTGCCGTTTTAGATCTCCACGAAGCCATTTTATTGCGAAATGAAGGTTGGAAGGGGCCAATTCTATTATTGGAAGGTTTTTTCCAAACGGGTGATCTGACTGTTATTGACCAGTATCAGTTAACAACCAGCGTACACAGTCGCTGGCAGTTAGCCGCCATTGAACAAGCATCACTGAGCAAACCCATTTCTGTGTACATTAAGCTCAATAGCGGGATGAATCGCCTAGGTTTCTCGGTAGATGAGTATACGGATATTGTGTCTCAACTGAGCCAAATGGAAAATGTTGCTGATGTGACGCTAATGAGCCATTTTGCAAATTCAGATTTGGTTGAGGGAACACAAGCGCCGTTAGAGAAAATGCAACAATTTGCTCCGCTATCACTACCGACCAGCATTGCGAATTCGGGGGCAGTTTTATGGCATAAAAATACTCATTATGATTGGGTTCGGGCTGGAATTGTGCTGTATGGTGCGTCTCCAAGTGGTAAATGGAGCGATATTGCTGAATATGGTTTAAAAGCGGCGATGACGCTGCAATCGGAAATTATCGCTGTACATGATATTGAAGCAGGTCAATCCATTGGTTACGGTAGTAAATTTACGTCAGAAAAACCGATGCGAATCGCAACGGTCGCTTGTGGTTATGCCGATGGCTACCCTCGCCATGCACCAACCGGAACGCCAGTTTGGTGTCAGGGGCAGCGTTGCGCGTTGTTAGGTGCGGTTTCCATGGATATGCTAACGATTGATATTAGTGACTGTCCTGAAGCTGCTATTGGCTCTCAAGTGGAACTGTGGGGTGAAAACTTACCTGTTGATGATGTGGCACAGTCGGCGGGCACAATCGGTTACGAATTATTATGTGCGTTAGCACGTCGCGTACCTATTGATTTTTAA
- a CDS encoding D-hexose-6-phosphate mutarotase, with protein MHDKIFALPVIKQISPYITQRQLGDLPLIVISHPKVRGAVSLQGAHLIDWQPAGQKPCLWLSPESAFKEGVAIRGGIPICWPWFGPVNSPSHGFARILPWQFTAHNEHDCGVILTFTLTDNEYTRKLWPHEFTLILRMKLGETCELELESYGDFEATAALHSYFNISDIQKTTVYGLGGHYIDKVADREAYISEPLKFNKHTDRIYTEPEEYSLLRDDGWNRTIELHHYHHSDVVCWNPWAELSCSMQDMPNNGYKQMVCVETARIHVPMKSEAQSPSRLSLVMVCRENKPQPQQEQ; from the coding sequence ATGCATGATAAAATTTTTGCTTTACCTGTTATCAAACAAATTTCCCCTTACATTACCCAACGTCAACTTGGGGATTTACCACTGATCGTCATTTCGCACCCAAAAGTACGTGGTGCCGTGAGCCTACAAGGTGCCCACTTAATTGACTGGCAACCCGCGGGCCAAAAACCCTGTCTTTGGTTAAGTCCCGAAAGTGCGTTTAAAGAAGGAGTTGCCATTCGTGGCGGCATTCCTATTTGCTGGCCATGGTTTGGTCCTGTAAATAGCCCTAGTCACGGATTTGCCCGTATTTTACCTTGGCAATTTACAGCACATAATGAACATGATTGTGGGGTCATTCTCACTTTTACCCTGACGGACAACGAATACACCCGCAAACTATGGCCTCATGAATTCACGCTGATCTTACGAATGAAGCTCGGGGAAACCTGCGAGCTTGAATTAGAAAGCTACGGTGATTTTGAGGCTACCGCCGCATTACACAGCTATTTCAATATCAGTGATATCCAAAAAACCACCGTTTATGGTCTTGGCGGGCATTACATCGATAAAGTCGCAGATAGAGAAGCCTATATTTCAGAGCCATTGAAATTTAATAAGCACACTGACCGCATATACACCGAGCCAGAAGAATATAGCCTATTACGTGATGATGGCTGGAATCGCACCATTGAGTTACATCATTATCATCACAGTGATGTGGTGTGCTGGAACCCTTGGGCGGAATTATCGTGCAGCATGCAGGATATGCCGAATAATGGTTACAAACAGATGGTTTGTGTGGAAACGGCTCGCATTCATGTGCCAATGAAATCCGAAGCGCAAAGCCCTTCTCGCCTTTCTCTCGTGATGGTATGCCGCGAAAATAAACCGCAGCCACAGCAAGAACAATAA
- the gapA gene encoding glyceraldehyde-3-phosphate dehydrogenase codes for MTIKVGINGFGRIGRIVFRAAQERSDIEIVAINDLLDAEYMAYMLKYDSTHGRFNGTVEVKDGHLVVNGKKIRVTAEKDPANLKWNEVGVDVVAEATGIFLTDETARKHIQAGAKKVVLTGPSKDDTPMFVMGVNHKAYAGQEIVSNASCTTNCLAPLAKVINDKFGIVEGLMTTVHATTATQKTVDGPSHKDWRGGRGASQNIIPSSTGAAKAVGKVIPELNGKLTGMSFRVPTPNVSVVDLTARLAKPATYAQICDAIKEAAEGELKGVLGYTEDDVVSTDFNGEKLTSVFDAKAGIALNDNFVKLVSWYDNETGYSNKVLDLIAHISK; via the coding sequence ATGACTATCAAAGTAGGTATTAATGGTTTTGGTCGTATCGGCCGTATCGTTTTCCGTGCTGCACAAGAGCGTTCTGACATCGAAATCGTTGCTATCAACGACCTGCTCGATGCAGAGTACATGGCATACATGTTGAAATACGACTCAACTCACGGTCGTTTCAACGGTACTGTTGAAGTTAAAGATGGTCACTTAGTTGTTAACGGTAAAAAAATCCGTGTTACAGCAGAGAAAGATCCTGCAAACCTGAAATGGAACGAAGTCGGTGTTGATGTTGTTGCTGAAGCAACTGGTATCTTCCTGACTGACGAGACTGCTCGTAAACACATCCAAGCAGGCGCGAAGAAAGTTGTGTTAACTGGTCCTTCTAAAGATGACACTCCAATGTTCGTTATGGGCGTTAACCACAAAGCTTACGCAGGTCAAGAAATCGTTTCTAACGCATCTTGCACAACTAACTGCTTAGCTCCACTGGCTAAAGTTATCAACGACAAATTTGGTATCGTTGAAGGTCTGATGACCACTGTTCACGCAACCACAGCAACTCAAAAAACTGTTGATGGCCCTTCTCACAAAGACTGGCGTGGTGGTCGTGGTGCTTCTCAGAACATCATCCCATCTTCAACTGGTGCTGCTAAAGCTGTAGGTAAAGTTATTCCTGAGCTGAACGGTAAACTGACTGGTATGTCTTTCCGTGTTCCAACTCCTAACGTTTCTGTTGTTGACCTGACTGCACGTCTGGCAAAACCAGCAACTTACGCACAAATCTGTGACGCTATCAAAGAAGCGGCAGAAGGCGAACTGAAAGGCGTTCTGGGTTACACTGAAGACGACGTTGTATCTACCGATTTCAACGGCGAAAAACTGACTTCAGTATTCGATGCTAAAGCTGGTATCGCTCTGAACGACAACTTTGTGAAACTGGTTTCTTGGTATGACAACGAAACTGGTTACTCTAACAAAGTTCTAGACCTGATCGCTCACATCTCTAAATAA
- the selD gene encoding selenide, water dikinase SelD: MTEKIRLTQYSHGAGCGCKIAPKVLEQILHTEQAKFNDPHLLVGNETKDDAAVYDLGNGIGIISTTDFFMPIVDNPFEFGRIAATNAISDIFAMGGKPIMAIAILGWPIAKLPPEVAREVIEGGRAACADAGISLAGGHSIDSPEPIFGLAVTGVVNTDYVKKNSAASADCELFLTKPLGIGVLTTAEKKGVLAPEHAHLAAETMCQMNKFGAVVAPLEGVTAMTDVTGFGLLGHLSEICEGSGVRAQISFSKVPKLADVEKYIEAGCVPGGTQRNFDSYGHLIGPMSDLQRKLLCDPQTSGGLLIAIKPSEVVKIKEIAQQQGVLLQSVGTLLPAQDNVPLIEVID, from the coding sequence ATGACAGAGAAAATTAGATTGACCCAATATAGCCACGGTGCTGGCTGCGGATGCAAAATCGCACCAAAAGTGTTAGAGCAAATTTTACATACTGAACAAGCTAAATTTAATGATCCTCATTTATTAGTGGGCAATGAAACCAAAGATGATGCCGCAGTTTATGATTTAGGCAATGGCATCGGTATTATCAGTACCACGGACTTCTTTATGCCTATCGTGGATAACCCATTTGAATTCGGGCGTATTGCTGCAACAAACGCCATCAGCGATATTTTTGCGATGGGCGGTAAGCCAATTATGGCGATTGCAATCCTCGGCTGGCCGATTGCTAAATTGCCACCAGAAGTGGCTCGCGAAGTGATTGAAGGTGGACGCGCTGCTTGTGCGGATGCAGGAATCTCACTGGCAGGTGGTCACTCTATCGATTCACCGGAGCCTATCTTTGGTTTAGCGGTGACTGGTGTCGTGAACACGGATTATGTGAAGAAAAACAGTGCTGCGAGCGCAGATTGCGAACTGTTTCTAACCAAACCTCTGGGTATTGGCGTGTTGACCACGGCGGAGAAAAAAGGCGTATTAGCACCAGAACATGCGCATCTTGCTGCGGAAACTATGTGTCAAATGAACAAGTTCGGCGCGGTTGTTGCGCCTTTAGAAGGCGTAACGGCAATGACGGACGTAACGGGCTTTGGCCTTCTGGGACATTTAAGTGAGATCTGCGAAGGCTCTGGTGTTCGTGCTCAGATTTCCTTTAGTAAGGTACCAAAGCTTGCTGATGTCGAAAAATACATTGAAGCGGGTTGCGTACCAGGTGGAACTCAACGCAACTTCGATAGCTACGGTCACTTAATTGGACCAATGAGCGACCTGCAGCGCAAATTATTGTGTGATCCACAAACTTCAGGCGGGCTTTTAATCGCGATTAAACCATCGGAAGTGGTTAAAATTAAAGAGATTGCACAGCAGCAAGGTGTTTTGTTACAGTCTGTCGGTACCTTATTACCAGCACAAGACAATGTGCCTTTAATTGAAGTGATCGATTAA
- the msrB gene encoding peptide-methionine (R)-S-oxide reductase MsrB encodes MSNKDKQVVDLSKLNQVQLYVTQQAGTEPPFSGQLLHNRKDGVYECLCCGTPLFLSETKFDAGCGWPSFFQPIDESLIKFIEDFSHGMHRIEVRCGNCNSHLGHVFPDGPQPTGQRYCINSASLSFTDDQTGEKTAG; translated from the coding sequence ATGTCGAATAAAGATAAGCAAGTTGTTGATTTATCAAAGCTTAACCAAGTCCAACTGTATGTCACACAACAAGCTGGCACAGAGCCCCCATTTAGTGGTCAATTATTGCATAACCGTAAAGATGGCGTGTATGAATGTCTCTGTTGTGGAACCCCTTTATTCCTTTCTGAGACCAAATTTGATGCAGGCTGCGGATGGCCGAGTTTCTTTCAACCAATTGATGAAAGTTTGATAAAATTTATCGAAGATTTTTCTCATGGAATGCATCGTATTGAAGTGCGCTGTGGCAATTGCAATTCGCACCTTGGACATGTATTTCCTGATGGCCCACAACCAACCGGACAGCGTTACTGCATAAATTCAGCATCGCTAAGTTTTACGGATGACCAAACGGGTGAAAAGACCGCCGGATAA
- the pncA gene encoding bifunctional nicotinamidase/pyrazinamidase: MKSALLLVDLQNDFCTGGALAVKQSEQVIETANQVIEQCQKQGITVIASQDWHPENHLSFAANSGQPVGTLGELNGLPQVWWPIHCVQGSHGADFHPELNRQAIQKVFTKGENPQVDSYSAFFDNDRISQTELHSWLQLQQISHLMIMGIATDYCVKFTVLDALRLGYRVDVLTDGCRGVNLAPEDSQKALAEMQSAGAKLVILPL, from the coding sequence ATGAAATCAGCGTTACTGTTAGTCGACTTACAAAATGATTTTTGTACTGGCGGAGCTCTCGCTGTAAAACAAAGCGAACAGGTTATTGAAACCGCTAACCAAGTTATTGAACAATGCCAAAAACAGGGTATCACGGTGATCGCCAGCCAAGATTGGCATCCAGAAAACCATCTCAGTTTTGCCGCGAACTCTGGCCAACCTGTTGGCACCCTTGGTGAGCTTAATGGATTACCACAGGTCTGGTGGCCAATTCACTGCGTACAAGGCTCCCATGGCGCTGATTTTCATCCAGAGCTTAATCGCCAAGCTATTCAAAAGGTATTTACTAAAGGTGAAAATCCGCAGGTAGATAGCTACAGCGCCTTTTTTGATAATGATCGAATCAGCCAAACTGAACTTCATTCATGGCTTCAGCTGCAACAAATCAGCCATTTAATGATTATGGGCATTGCGACCGACTATTGTGTGAAGTTTACTGTACTGGACGCGCTGAGACTGGGATACCGCGTTGATGTGCTAACGGATGGGTGCCGTGGTGTTAATCTAGCCCCTGAGGATAGCCAGAAGGCGTTAGCAGAAATGCAGAGTGCGGGTGCTAAGTTAGTGATATTGCCACTCTAG
- a CDS encoding NAD(P)H nitroreductase — MDALTLLLNRRSASRLTTPAPQGEQLDNILTAGMRAPDHGALKPWHFVVMQGDGIARFSQLLEKAAVEGKLGAEVEEKARNAPFRAPLIITVIAKVKDHPKVPQWEQIVAASCTVQAMQMAALAQGFGGIWRSGSWTEDAIVRDGLGCEENDHIVGFLYLGTPELKAPAKAQQPDMTGFVSYF, encoded by the coding sequence ATGGATGCATTAACCCTTTTGTTGAACCGTCGTTCAGCTTCACGCTTAACCACTCCAGCGCCGCAAGGCGAACAACTCGACAATATTCTTACAGCAGGAATGAGAGCGCCAGACCACGGAGCATTGAAGCCATGGCACTTTGTTGTCATGCAAGGAGATGGCATCGCTCGCTTTAGCCAACTACTTGAAAAAGCAGCGGTAGAAGGCAAGTTAGGTGCAGAAGTTGAAGAAAAAGCGCGTAATGCACCATTTCGTGCGCCGCTCATCATTACTGTGATTGCGAAAGTGAAAGATCATCCCAAAGTGCCACAGTGGGAACAAATTGTTGCCGCAAGCTGTACCGTACAAGCGATGCAAATGGCCGCTTTAGCACAAGGTTTTGGCGGTATTTGGCGTTCAGGTTCATGGACGGAAGACGCTATCGTGCGTGACGGTTTAGGTTGTGAAGAAAATGACCATATCGTTGGTTTCCTTTATTTAGGTACCCCAGAATTAAAAGCACCTGCAAAAGCTCAACAACCTGATATGACAGGCTTTGTGTCCTATTTCTAA